The proteins below come from a single Juglans regia cultivar Chandler chromosome 12, Walnut 2.0, whole genome shotgun sequence genomic window:
- the LOC108982692 gene encoding proteasome subunit beta type-1-like — protein sequence MTKQHSNWSPYDNNGGSCVAIAGADYCVVAADTRMSSGYNILTRDYSKICKLAGKSVMASSGFQADVKALQKLLAARHLIYQHQHNKQMSCPAMAQLLSNTLYYKRFFPYYSFNVLGGLDSEGKGCVFTYDAVGSYEKVGYSSQGSGSTLIMPFLDNQLKSPSPLLLPAQDAVTPLSESEAVDLVKTVFASATERDIYTGDKLEIVILNSEGIRREYMELRKD from the exons ATGACGAAGCAGCACTCCAACTGGTCTCCATACGACAACAATGGCgg ATCCTGCGTTGCAATCGCCGGAGCCGATTACTGTGTCGTCGCTGCAGATACTCGCATGTCCAGCGGTTACAATATTCTCACCCGCGATTACTCCAAAATCTGCAAATT GGCGGGCAAATCTGTAATGGCATCTTCTGGTTTTCAAGCCGATGTGAAAGCTTTACAAAAGCTCTTGGCAGCCAGGCATTTG ATCTATCAGCACCAACACAACAAGCAGATGAGCTGCCCTGCAATGGCTCAATTGCTCTCTAATACCCTCTACTATAAACGTTTCTTTCCTTACTATTCTTTCAATGTTCTAGGTGGCCTTGACAGCGAAG GAAAGGGTTGTGTCTTCACATACGATGCTGTTGGATCCTATGAGAAAGTTGGATATAGTTCCCAAGGTTCTGGTTCCACACTCATCATGCCCTTTCTGGATAACCAGCTGAAGTCTCCCAGCCCTCTCTTATTGCCTGCCCAG GATGCTGTTACGCCACTTTCTGAATCAGAAGCAGTGGATTTGGTCAAAACTGTTTTTGCATCTGCAACTGAAAGAGATATCTACACT GGAGATAAGCTTGAAATTGTCATCCTAAATTCTGAAGGAATTCGTCGTGAATACATGGAGCTTAGGAAAGACTGA